In Nasonia vitripennis strain AsymCx chromosome 2, Nvit_psr_1.1, whole genome shotgun sequence, a genomic segment contains:
- the LOC100119268 gene encoding GMP reductase 1, which translates to MPNIINDIKLDFKDVLLRPKRSTLKSRSDVDLFREITFRNSKRTYRGIPVMASNMDTVGTFEMARALSKHGLFTTMHKYYSVDEWKEFAIQNPDCLQNMAASSGTGNEDFERLLSVLAAVPELSFICIDVANGYSQHFVEYVRKVRLQFPSHTIIAGNVVTGEMVEELILSGADVIKVGIGPGSVCTTRMKTGVGYPQLSAVIECADAAHGLKGHIISDGGCTCPGDIAKAFGAGADFVMAGGMFAGHDECGGDTIEKNGKKFKLFYGMSSSTAMKKHAGGVADYRSSEGKTVEVPYKGGVEATVLDMLGGLRSACTYVGASRLRELPKRATFIRCTQQLNNIYGPPM; encoded by the exons ATGCCGAACATCATCAACGACATTAAGCTCGACTTCAAGGATGTGCTCCTCAGGCCCAAGCGGAGCACCCTCAAGAGCAGATCCGAT gtcGACTTATTTAGAGAAATAACTTTTCGTAATTCCAAACGCACCTACCGAGGAATACCCGTTATGGCGTCGAACATGGACACGGTCGGGACCTTCGAAATGGCAAGAGCACTGTCCAAG CATGGACTGTTTACGACCATGCACAAATATTATAGTGTTGATGAATGGAAAGAATTTGCCATTCAAAATCCGGACTGCCTGCAAAACATGGCGGCTAGTTCAGGGACAGGAAATGAAGACTTTGAACGTTTGTTGAGTGTTTTGGCAGCAGTACCTGAGCTGTCCTTTATTTGTATAGATGTTGCCAATGGTTATTCCCAGCATTTTGTGGAATACGTTAGGAAGGTTCGCTTGCAGTTTCCTAGTCACACAATAATT gCTGGAAATGTAGTCACTGGGGAAATGGTAGAAGAATTGATTTTGTCTGGTGCCGATGTGATTAAAGTAGGAATTGGACCTGGATCTGTTTGCACAACACGTATGAAAACTGGTGTTGGCTATCCTCAATTAAGTGCAGTAATTGAGTGTGCAGATGCTGCTCATGGCCTCAAAGGTCATATAATTTCT GACGGTGGTTGCACTTGCCCGGGAGACATAGCGAAAGCTTTTGGCGCTGGCGCCGATTTCGTTATGGCGGGTGGAATGTTTGCTGGTCATGACGAATGCGGAGGCGATACGATTGAGAAGAAcgggaaaaaattcaaacttttttATGGAATGTCTTCGAGCACTGCTATGAAGAAACATGCCGGCGGCGTCGCTGATTACAG ATCATCGGAAGGAAAAACCGTGGAAGTCCCTTACAAAGGTGGTGTGGAAGCTACAGTATTAGATATGCTGGGAGGTCTGCGTTCAGCTTGCACCTACGTAGGAGCGTCTCGCTTGCGAGAACTGCCAAAACGCGCCACTTTTATCCGCTGCACTCAGCAACTCAACAATATTTACGGACCACCAATGTAA